ACAGTCCTGCCCCCTCCACACTAGGCAGCGAAGTTAGCTGGGTGCGAGAGGACTGCATGCTGCAGCCTTGCAAAACGTAATGGCAAATCCCCTGCAGCGTGCGATTCCTCCAGAACCCCATTGCAACACAGCTGTCTCCCACCCCACTGCATGGCTGTGCCTTCAAGGCTCACTCTGGCCCATAACATGTAAGTGTTGCAAACCATAACTGTGCAACTGGGAGTAGCTCATCTGGCCTGACATTTTAAAAGGTCAGGATGTTTTCACTCTCACACATTCAGTCACGTACTAGTTAAAGAAATAGACATACACTCCTTGCAAATATAACTCCCAATCCTTAGCTGTTATTTCTTCAAATCAACTGAGTAACATTTTGGGCTGAAATATCACTGCTCTGTAAGAGTTCCCTGGGAGTATGTACTCTTTGTGAGTAACTCAGCACAGCCCATGTCATTAACACATTGTTTTACCCCCACGTTGAGGTGTTTGATGGCTGCTGGCATTAACAGGAGACAATAAAGATTAATTGTATATGGCAGAGGAAAGTGGCCACATAGAGTTAGGTTTGCGTCCTTTAAAGTAATTTGTATTCTGTGCTTGCATTTTGTTCTATATAAGGCAAAACAAATTTAGAGATTATATGGAGGAGATCAATGGGTGGATACAATGAGATGCAaaggtgcagaattcccctagaGGGATTCTGAAGGCAACACAAGGTGGAATTAATTTGACTGTACAAAACTCATTGCAGCGCAATTGTTTTTTCAGATATCTATAGAGCCAGGCCTGGTTTTACATTTCACAGTTTCTGAAATACGACTTTCCCCACAAATATTACGGGTATGTTTGAAGCTATTAATATAGGCGCAAGAGTCACAATAAAGAGATGCCACCACTCTCCACAGGAAACCGGCACGTAGGTGTCAAAGCCCGTTTTGGAGGCCCACAAACCCACAGTCCCAGGTCAGCAAACCCCATCCCCCATGGGGCTATGTGGGAACTATCAATGGGAACAATGAAGGCATTGCAGGACCCCTTTGACAGCTTTTCATTAGGGATGAAAGTTTATCAGGGATTCCCCTTACTTACTCATGCTTGACACTACAGCTGTCCAGGACTGGTCTTTGGGGCTTGTGAAGCACCTAGCCAAATCCTCTCCACCTCAGAGTTTTAGGAGTCAAGAAGAGCTGGTCTGTGGTTGTTTAGAgggggctccctgggctgcttctgatGCTAGGGCTGCCATAAGCTCTCTTGTGGCCACTGGCCAAATGTTCCTATGTCACTTCTGGCTTATCCATTTATAGCAATTCCCTCAACATGGAAACTGAGTGCCAATTCCCAGCCTCAGCAGCAAtatcccaccccccccaacatccccagcaagggaggagagagggaaagagaatttGTGTTTGTATGAACCAGGGCAAGGATGACATACAAGGGAGAAGTAAAGAGGAAGAGCCAAGtaacagaaagagagaaaataagtgAGCAAGCAACAGAGATAGAGAGACAGAACATGCACAATGGACAACAGAAAATGGGGTGAATGCAAAAGAATCCTTCTACTTCCCCCAAGGGGTGGGAAGCCCCCAGCCACCAAGGTCACTACCTGTTTCTGCTTCTccaagctgtgtgtgtgagagtgtgagaGTCCAAATCCTGCTTTCCTACTGCTTTGCACAGGCCCACGGAAGGGTTGGCGCCTGGTCCAGTTGCCTCTCCTGATCCCCGTAGGACTCTGACCTGGGGCAATTCCTCCTGACAGTTCTGCCTCCCTATGCAGGGGAGGGTGGAACTTTTCCGGCCACTTCTCTGCAGCTCTCTCCAGCTCCATGCAGGAATCTGCAAGAGCAAGTGGCACAGACTGTTTCCACACTTCTCCTCCGCTCCCTTCCCTGCCTGGGAGGGGATACCATCTTGGGTGTTCCTCCACACTACTCCCTATCTCCATGCAAGGGGCCTGGACACTTGCTTCCTCTGTTCCATCCCTGCAAGCTGAATGGGAAGAGGCATAAGAGGCAGCAGAAGAGTTGCATCAACTGTGTGCTTTTGGTTGCTGCTTGCATGGAACTGGATTTAATATCAGTGATAATGAAGTGAGGGGTGTGcaatgcaaatttaaaaaaaaaaggaaaaactttcCTGTAATGTGGTTTCATGGCTCCAGCTTCAGTTTTCATAGAAATAATGTTTTGACCCATATAGCTCTTTTCGTCTGCAAGTACTTCACAGATACTAACAGATTAACTAATCCTTGCAGCTCCCCAGATGAGCTAGGAATTGCCACCCACATTTAAGAGATTGGAAAATAAAGTTGGGTTAAGACACAAGACCAAGGCCAAAGagggagtcagtgtcagagctgtcTGTCCCCCAGACCTGAGTTCAGACCACACATCGCTCTCTCTAGTAGCATAAAGGCAGCAGGTAGCTAGCAGCAGACAGTGAGAGCTCTCTCGTTACTTTCAGCTGCTGTTTGGCACTTAGTACCAGCTGAGCAGGAAATATTGGTTTGTACAAAGTGAGAAGCAGTCTGCCATACTTTTGGTTATTCCTCCCCAGAGATGAACATAATGATTTATCAGAGGGCATATTAGTTAAATATCCTAACCTGAGCAGTCAAAACCAGTGGCAGCTAATCAGAGTCTTCATCTCttataaaaacactttaaaatatcatagatagaatcatagaatatcagggttggaagagacctcaggcggtcatttagtccaaccccctgctcaaagcaggaccaattcccaactaaatcatcccagtcagggctttgtcaaccctgaccttaaaaacctctaaggatggagattccaccacctcccttgggcctggtctacactacgggtttaggtcgactttagcagcgttaaaccgaattaagcctggacacgtccacacaacgaagccctttctttcgacttaaagggtcctttaaaccggtttctttacaccacctctgacgaggggattagcgataaaaccggtctttgcgggtcggaattggggtagtgtggacggaattcgacgttattggcctccgggagctatcccacagtgcttcattgtgaccgctctggacagcactctcaactcagatgcactgaccaggtagacaggaaaagacccgcgaaggtttgaatttcatttcctgtttgcccagcgtggagagcacaggtgaccccgcagagctcatcagcacaggtaaccgtgatggagtcctcccaggatcgcaaaagagctccagcatggaccgaacgggaggtacgagatctgctcgccatatggggagatgaagcagtgatagctgaactccgtagcagtaaaagaaatggaaaagtattagaaaagatctccaaggccatgaaggaccgaggccataacagggacacacagcagtgccgcgtgaaaattaaggagctacggcaagcttaccacaaagccagagaagcaaacggaaggtccggggcagagccgcaaacttgccgctactacgcggagctgcatgcgatcctagggggtgcagccaccactaccccaaccgtgtgctatgactctctcactggagaaacacacagggaagacggttcggggaacgaggaagatgacgatggaggtactgtaggtagctcacagcagcaaggaagcggagaaaccggtttccccaacagccaggatatgtttgtgaccctggacctggaaccagtaacccccgaactcacccaagaccctcagggcacacaggagacctctggtgagtgtaactttgtaac
This Chrysemys picta bellii isolate R12L10 chromosome 8, ASM1138683v2, whole genome shotgun sequence DNA region includes the following protein-coding sequences:
- the LOC135973223 gene encoding uncharacterized protein LOC135973223; amino-acid sequence: MESSQDRKRAPAWTEREVRDLLAIWGDEAVIAELRSSKRNGKVLEKISKAMKDRGHNRDTQQCRVKIKELRQAYHKAREANGRSGAEPQTCRYYAELHAILGGAATTTPTVCYDSLTGETHREDGSGNEEDDDGGTVGSSQQQGSGETGFPNSQDMFVTLDLEPVTPELTQDPQGTQETSAANVSPSQRLVNIRKRKRRTREEMFTELQMSAQADRAQQNAWRQSMTEMRKAQYEREERWRAESREEQSKWRAEDDRWRQLADRRQEAMLRLLEHQTDMLERMVELQERQQEQRPPLQPLCNQQPSSPSSIASSPRRPRTRWGGLRPPSHSTPDDRPSIRRLAFNKS